One part of the Musa acuminata AAA Group cultivar baxijiao chromosome BXJ1-5, Cavendish_Baxijiao_AAA, whole genome shotgun sequence genome encodes these proteins:
- the LOC135674724 gene encoding importin subunit alpha-like isoform X1 yields the protein MRGRLRWRIGVLQFPVRVGERAEVMSLRPTTRAEARKKSYKVAVDAEEARWRRENVLVEIRKSKREENLNKKRCEAGPHHLRPPPTHACGMKIDNLSEMAEGAYSEDPAVPSSVITQFRRLLSDGAPIEEVVKAGIVPRVVEFILRHETPLPQIKTALPVLQRLIHLNDEEVLVDACWAISHLSHGSKDRIQAVIEAGVCPKLVELLSHPSHKVLVPALRTLGNIVTGNDVQTQIMIKNLALPRLLQILTSSYDNYIKQEVCGVISNITAGNSNQIQAVIDANIVSPLVQLLQHAEFSVKKVAFWAISNAIHGGSNCQIQFLVSQGCIEPLCDLLAYPAPSINAVCMECLDKILEVGEANKHLGITAGRNLYAQMICDCDGFNKIESLVAHDNIVIYKMAVNILKRFWVDDEEDMQDFD from the exons ATGCGAGGACGGTTGAGATGGCGAATTGGAGTATTGCAGTTCCCCGTTCGGGTCGGAGAGCGA GCAGAGGTGATGTCCCTCCGTCCGACGACGCGGGCGGAGGCCCGCAAAAAGTCGTATAAGGTGGCCGTGGACGCGGAGGAGGCCCGATGGAGGAGGGAGAATGTCCTGGTGGAGATCCGGAAAAGCAAACGGGAGGAAAACCTCAACAAGAAACGATGCGAGGCCGGGCCGCACCATCTCAGGCCCCCTCCTACCCACGCATGCGGGATGAAG ATTGATAATCTTTCTGAAATGGCTGAAGGAGCATATTCTGAGGATCCAGCTGTTCCGTCATCAGTAATAACACAGTTCAGGAGACTCTTGTCGGATG GTGCACCTATTGAGGAGGTCGTCAAGGCAGGAATTGTCCCTCGGGTTGTCGAATTTATTTTAAGACATGAGACACCACTGCCGCAG ATAAAGACTGCTCTACCAGTTCTTCAGCGACTTATTCACTTGAATGATGAAGAGGTTCTTGTGGATGCCTGTTGGGCTATATCACATCTTTCTCATGGAAGTAAGGACAGAATTCAAGCAGTGATAGAGGCCGGTGTCTGTCCAAAACTTGTTGAGCTTTTGAG TCATCCATCACATAAAGTTCTTGTACCTGCTCTTAGGACATTGGGAAATATTGTCACTGGAAATGATGTCCAAACCCAG atcatgataaaaaatttagCACTTCCTCGCCTTCTGCAAATTCTTACATCAAGTTATGACAACTATATCAAACAGGAGGTTTGTGGGGTTATCTCAAACATCACTGCTGGAAATAGCAATCAGATTCAG GCTGTCATAGATGCAAACATTGTCAGTCCATTGGTGCAGCTACTGCAGCATGCAGAATTTTCTGTCAAGAAAGTGGCTTTCTGGGCTATATCAAATGCCATCCATGGTGGTTCTAACTGCCAAATCCA ATTTTTGGTCAGCCAAGGATGCATTGAGCCACTATGTGATCTTCTTGCCTACCCTGCCCCATCAATTAACGCCGTTTGCATGGAGTGTCTTGATAAAATTTTGGAGGTGGGTGAGGCCAACAAGCATCTGGGTATAACAGCAGGTCGAAACCTCTATGCACAGATGATCTGTGATTGTGATGGGTTCAACAAAATTGAGTCGCTTGTGGCACATGACAACATTGTCATCTATAAGATGGCAGTAA
- the LOC135674724 gene encoding importin subunit alpha-4-like isoform X3: MRGRLRWRIGVLQFPVRVGERAEVMSLRPTTRAEARKKSYKVAVDAEEARWRRENVLVEIRKSKREENLNKKRCEAGPHHLRPPPTHACGMKIDNLSEMAEGAYSEDPAVPSSVITQFRRLLSDGAPIEEVVKAGIVPRVVEFILRHETPLPQIKTALPVLQRLIHLNDEEVLVDACWAISHLSHGSKDRIQAVIEAGVCPKLVELLSHPSHKVLVPALRTLGNIVTGNDVQTQEVCGVISNITAGNSNQIQAVIDANIVSPLVQLLQHAEFSVKKVAFWAISNAIHGGSNCQIQFLVSQGCIEPLCDLLAYPAPSINAVCMECLDKILEVGEANKHLGITAGRNLYAQMICDCDGFNKIESLVAHDNIVIYKMAVNILKRFWVDDEEDMQDFD, encoded by the exons ATGCGAGGACGGTTGAGATGGCGAATTGGAGTATTGCAGTTCCCCGTTCGGGTCGGAGAGCGA GCAGAGGTGATGTCCCTCCGTCCGACGACGCGGGCGGAGGCCCGCAAAAAGTCGTATAAGGTGGCCGTGGACGCGGAGGAGGCCCGATGGAGGAGGGAGAATGTCCTGGTGGAGATCCGGAAAAGCAAACGGGAGGAAAACCTCAACAAGAAACGATGCGAGGCCGGGCCGCACCATCTCAGGCCCCCTCCTACCCACGCATGCGGGATGAAG ATTGATAATCTTTCTGAAATGGCTGAAGGAGCATATTCTGAGGATCCAGCTGTTCCGTCATCAGTAATAACACAGTTCAGGAGACTCTTGTCGGATG GTGCACCTATTGAGGAGGTCGTCAAGGCAGGAATTGTCCCTCGGGTTGTCGAATTTATTTTAAGACATGAGACACCACTGCCGCAG ATAAAGACTGCTCTACCAGTTCTTCAGCGACTTATTCACTTGAATGATGAAGAGGTTCTTGTGGATGCCTGTTGGGCTATATCACATCTTTCTCATGGAAGTAAGGACAGAATTCAAGCAGTGATAGAGGCCGGTGTCTGTCCAAAACTTGTTGAGCTTTTGAG TCATCCATCACATAAAGTTCTTGTACCTGCTCTTAGGACATTGGGAAATATTGTCACTGGAAATGATGTCCAAACCCAG GAGGTTTGTGGGGTTATCTCAAACATCACTGCTGGAAATAGCAATCAGATTCAG GCTGTCATAGATGCAAACATTGTCAGTCCATTGGTGCAGCTACTGCAGCATGCAGAATTTTCTGTCAAGAAAGTGGCTTTCTGGGCTATATCAAATGCCATCCATGGTGGTTCTAACTGCCAAATCCA ATTTTTGGTCAGCCAAGGATGCATTGAGCCACTATGTGATCTTCTTGCCTACCCTGCCCCATCAATTAACGCCGTTTGCATGGAGTGTCTTGATAAAATTTTGGAGGTGGGTGAGGCCAACAAGCATCTGGGTATAACAGCAGGTCGAAACCTCTATGCACAGATGATCTGTGATTGTGATGGGTTCAACAAAATTGAGTCGCTTGTGGCACATGACAACATTGTCATCTATAAGATGGCAGTAA
- the LOC135674724 gene encoding importin subunit alpha-like isoform X2: MSLRPTTRAEARKKSYKVAVDAEEARWRRENVLVEIRKSKREENLNKKRCEAGPHHLRPPPTHACGMKIDNLSEMAEGAYSEDPAVPSSVITQFRRLLSDGAPIEEVVKAGIVPRVVEFILRHETPLPQIKTALPVLQRLIHLNDEEVLVDACWAISHLSHGSKDRIQAVIEAGVCPKLVELLSHPSHKVLVPALRTLGNIVTGNDVQTQIMIKNLALPRLLQILTSSYDNYIKQEVCGVISNITAGNSNQIQAVIDANIVSPLVQLLQHAEFSVKKVAFWAISNAIHGGSNCQIQFLVSQGCIEPLCDLLAYPAPSINAVCMECLDKILEVGEANKHLGITAGRNLYAQMICDCDGFNKIESLVAHDNIVIYKMAVNILKRFWVDDEEDMQDFD; encoded by the exons ATGTCCCTCCGTCCGACGACGCGGGCGGAGGCCCGCAAAAAGTCGTATAAGGTGGCCGTGGACGCGGAGGAGGCCCGATGGAGGAGGGAGAATGTCCTGGTGGAGATCCGGAAAAGCAAACGGGAGGAAAACCTCAACAAGAAACGATGCGAGGCCGGGCCGCACCATCTCAGGCCCCCTCCTACCCACGCATGCGGGATGAAG ATTGATAATCTTTCTGAAATGGCTGAAGGAGCATATTCTGAGGATCCAGCTGTTCCGTCATCAGTAATAACACAGTTCAGGAGACTCTTGTCGGATG GTGCACCTATTGAGGAGGTCGTCAAGGCAGGAATTGTCCCTCGGGTTGTCGAATTTATTTTAAGACATGAGACACCACTGCCGCAG ATAAAGACTGCTCTACCAGTTCTTCAGCGACTTATTCACTTGAATGATGAAGAGGTTCTTGTGGATGCCTGTTGGGCTATATCACATCTTTCTCATGGAAGTAAGGACAGAATTCAAGCAGTGATAGAGGCCGGTGTCTGTCCAAAACTTGTTGAGCTTTTGAG TCATCCATCACATAAAGTTCTTGTACCTGCTCTTAGGACATTGGGAAATATTGTCACTGGAAATGATGTCCAAACCCAG atcatgataaaaaatttagCACTTCCTCGCCTTCTGCAAATTCTTACATCAAGTTATGACAACTATATCAAACAGGAGGTTTGTGGGGTTATCTCAAACATCACTGCTGGAAATAGCAATCAGATTCAG GCTGTCATAGATGCAAACATTGTCAGTCCATTGGTGCAGCTACTGCAGCATGCAGAATTTTCTGTCAAGAAAGTGGCTTTCTGGGCTATATCAAATGCCATCCATGGTGGTTCTAACTGCCAAATCCA ATTTTTGGTCAGCCAAGGATGCATTGAGCCACTATGTGATCTTCTTGCCTACCCTGCCCCATCAATTAACGCCGTTTGCATGGAGTGTCTTGATAAAATTTTGGAGGTGGGTGAGGCCAACAAGCATCTGGGTATAACAGCAGGTCGAAACCTCTATGCACAGATGATCTGTGATTGTGATGGGTTCAACAAAATTGAGTCGCTTGTGGCACATGACAACATTGTCATCTATAAGATGGCAGTAA